The proteins below come from a single Nitrospirota bacterium genomic window:
- a CDS encoding AMP-binding protein, whose translation MKEFSASYRNIEFSGRDRISEVQEKLLREHLDYLINNSPYYRRTLKGMDIQNISLKNLHELPYTDKSEFGKYCDDFLAAPLSKIVDIVFSSGTTGKPSQIMYTENDLKRLAYNEEISFAGCGITADDIVLLTCTIDKCFVAGLAYFLGIRSLGAAAVRNGLNTTASHLEIIQRARPTVIVGVPSFILKLGKYIESKNIDPRDIGVKRLVCIGEPLRDKDMSLLRMGSHIEEMWGAKVFSTYASSETITTFCECRMQAGGHLHPDLAIVEIVDEKGRVLQAGETGEVVVTPFSIDGMPLLRFKTGDVSFIIDEPCGCGRFSPRLGPILGRKKQMIKFRGTTLYPQAIYSVLDGIPGISKYYVTLTSNYDLSDHVKIYVSVNNGSCSPESISAQLQASLRVSPEVVIMSEEQVMEQVYSGNSRKLIRLIDRRQTNGEL comes from the coding sequence ATGAAAGAATTTTCTGCTTCATACAGAAATATTGAATTTTCCGGCAGAGACAGGATAAGTGAAGTACAGGAGAAACTTCTCAGGGAGCATCTGGATTATCTGATTAACAATTCGCCCTATTACCGCAGGACGCTGAAAGGGATGGACATACAGAATATAAGCCTTAAAAATCTGCATGAACTGCCGTATACCGACAAATCAGAATTCGGGAAATACTGCGATGATTTTCTTGCAGCGCCTCTTTCGAAAATAGTTGATATAGTCTTTTCTTCAGGAACTACCGGTAAACCCTCACAGATTATGTACACTGAAAACGATTTAAAGAGGCTTGCATACAATGAAGAGATATCTTTTGCCGGATGCGGAATTACGGCTGATGACATTGTCCTTCTTACCTGTACTATTGATAAATGTTTTGTCGCAGGCCTTGCCTACTTTCTGGGTATAAGAAGCCTCGGCGCTGCTGCTGTCAGAAATGGGCTGAACACTACTGCAAGCCACCTTGAGATAATTCAGAGGGCCAGGCCGACTGTCATTGTCGGTGTGCCTTCTTTTATCCTTAAGCTTGGTAAATATATAGAATCAAAAAATATTGATCCACGCGATATCGGCGTAAAGAGACTGGTCTGTATCGGTGAACCCTTAAGGGATAAAGATATGTCACTTCTTAGAATGGGATCTCACATTGAGGAGATGTGGGGAGCAAAGGTTTTTTCGACATATGCCTCATCTGAAACCATTACGACTTTCTGCGAATGTAGGATGCAGGCAGGAGGACATCTCCATCCGGATCTCGCCATCGTTGAGATTGTGGATGAAAAAGGGAGGGTTTTACAGGCAGGGGAAACAGGAGAGGTCGTTGTAACGCCGTTCTCCATAGATGGGATGCCTCTGCTTAGATTCAAGACTGGTGATGTAAGTTTTATAATAGACGAGCCGTGCGGCTGCGGGCGTTTCTCCCCCCGTCTCGGGCCTATACTCGGAAGAAAAAAACAGATGATAAAATTCAGGGGTACGACCCTCTATCCTCAGGCCATATACTCTGTGCTGGACGGGATACCTGGCATAAGCAAATACTATGTCACGCTCACAAGCAATTATGACCTTTCCGATCACGTAAAGATATATGTATCAGTGAACAATGGTTCATGTTCGCCGGAGAGCATTTCTGCACAGCTTCAGGCCAGTCTGAGGGTGAGTCCTGAGGTGGTCATTATGAGTGAAGAGCAGGTAATGGAGCAGGTTTATTCAGGGAATTCACGGAAATTAATAAGATTGATAGACAGGAGACAGACAAATGGAGAGTTGTAA
- a CDS encoding outer membrane lipoprotein carrier protein LolA, translating into MKIIINFLLIMSLAFFLPVFSFDQAACETAGGNSGKGELSAKSAEVKELLRMIGKKVSNFKSLKTDFVQEKNLAMFKKKIILRGRIYMQKPNMLAWHVDKPVKYSVVITDKYIRQWDEDTNKVQELSLAKNPIFKNVITQLSVWFSGEYGALMDDNNVSILQQHPLVIEFVPNDKNIAKKMIKSITITFREDEKYLRKIMIDEMSGDTTTIEFSNTQLDMPVESRFFEVKRV; encoded by the coding sequence ATGAAAATAATAATAAATTTTCTTCTTATAATGTCCCTTGCTTTCTTCCTGCCTGTTTTCAGTTTTGACCAGGCCGCTTGCGAGACTGCAGGAGGAAACAGCGGCAAAGGTGAACTCTCTGCCAAATCAGCGGAGGTTAAAGAACTGCTTCGCATGATAGGGAAAAAAGTCTCTAACTTCAAGAGCCTCAAGACGGATTTTGTACAGGAAAAAAATCTGGCGATGTTCAAAAAGAAGATAATCCTGCGCGGACGCATCTATATGCAGAAGCCTAATATGCTGGCCTGGCATGTTGACAAGCCCGTGAAATATTCAGTGGTCATCACAGATAAATATATCCGGCAATGGGATGAAGATACGAACAAGGTACAGGAGCTGTCTCTTGCGAAGAACCCGATATTTAAGAACGTCATAACCCAATTATCAGTATGGTTCTCAGGGGAATACGGGGCTCTTATGGATGACAATAACGTAAGCATACTCCAGCAGCATCCTCTGGTCATCGAGTTTGTCCCAAATGATAAGAACATCGCAAAGAAGATGATCAAAAGCATCACGATAACGTTCAGGGAAGATGAAAAATATCTCAGAAAGATAATGATTGATGAAATGAGCGGAGATACGACCACTATCGAGTTTTCCAATACTCAGCTGGACATGCCTGTTGAAAGCAGATTTTTTGAGGTAAAGCGTGTTTGA
- a CDS encoding 1-acyl-sn-glycerol-3-phosphate acyltransferase, with protein MGRILLILMNIYFYVMFLIASAIVIPLLSLFVFFLSFFVSKRTVMKRFRRCISWYGMVMTSVTFPFIRIHYEDHSGEVSDGSYIFVCNHRAATDAFLMCVLPLEAVQVVNIWPFRIPVLGRFARMAEYLDIRNMMPEDFNEKAAALLDEGVSIIFFPEGTRSGNREIGPFHGAAFRLALRSKAMIVPLCISGSENIPPRGSLFLHPGTIRVRRLPAVLWEEYKDFSVFSLKNRVRETIDKELSLMECKA; from the coding sequence ATGGGTAGGATATTACTCATTCTGATGAACATTTATTTTTATGTGATGTTTTTAATTGCTTCTGCGATTGTTATTCCGCTACTCTCGCTCTTTGTGTTCTTTTTGTCTTTTTTCGTATCAAAAAGGACTGTCATGAAAAGATTCAGGCGCTGCATAAGCTGGTATGGCATGGTGATGACATCTGTTACATTTCCGTTCATAAGGATTCATTACGAGGACCATTCAGGAGAAGTTTCTGACGGGTCTTATATCTTTGTCTGCAATCACAGGGCAGCCACTGACGCTTTTCTGATGTGCGTTCTGCCTCTTGAAGCAGTGCAGGTTGTGAACATCTGGCCGTTCCGTATTCCTGTACTGGGACGTTTTGCAAGAATGGCGGAATATCTGGACATTAGGAATATGATGCCTGAAGATTTTAATGAAAAGGCAGCAGCCTTGCTTGATGAAGGCGTTTCAATAATCTTTTTTCCTGAGGGAACCCGTTCTGGAAACAGGGAGATAGGCCCTTTTCATGGCGCGGCATTCCGCCTGGCTCTCAGATCAAAGGCCATGATAGTCCCTCTTTGTATCTCAGGAAGTGAAAATATTCCGCCGAGGGGTTCTCTGTTTTTACATCCCGGTACGATCAGAGTGCGCAGACTGCCTGCGGTCCTTTGGGAGGAATACAAGGATTTTAGCGTCTTTTCTCTTAAGAACAGAGTGCGGGAAACTATAGACAAGGAACTTTCCCTGATGGAGTGCAAGGCATGA
- a CDS encoding MMPL family transporter, which yields MFDKYFVLLSDFLKANKKFVLSVIILLNITAGAGLFFVHYEGNIDLMLPPDEEITRSMNFLRDSNLSDKIIVSFSLTTDDAGKKNLFNAVDQLAASLSPPLFTKVTTGFSVMNMMDGFFLNYAPQILTEKDLSSIDSLINAASVSEKLKRIYIQSLKPESVFMTPLYRADPLGINFILMEKLKALPASMGYDVSVEDGHFISSDGRHAMLIIQTPVKITDGPNSKRLLAALEENIGRLPKYISADVISGHRHTVSNEKVIKRDISLLSIMVSIVFLLLFFAVFRDMRVVLVYVIPLIAVAIAINISSVYAGKLSYLVIGFGTAIAGISVDYGLMVYISARKGADSSRALKLAKLLCIDAITSAFGFYVLYFSKIHGYHQLALFSILCIVISLLFALFILPLTLSWKKCPEIKQPRIADRLEKNPKLRNVSIGLWAILTVAAAILSLNTRIESDIKQLDGSEPEVINAEKSFHEVWGGKGGQAIFVVTGSTFEEAMKTNDAIFQRVAESMNTERFSSLAMFWSSEETRRKNVEDWNNFWKQGREARLKALIKSESGKYDFSENAFSPFFDNLYKAVDKNNVNNGFIDNVKERFVQERPEGYRMLSFFPDEKEFIKTMSDLSRDYPGSFIVSGRAMSESISSFTAKEAKLLIPLAVIFNIVLTYLFFRNIRETAIALIPVLTGMIWLTGLMSLLGFPLNVVNIVAAIITSGVIVDYGIGRTYDYRNNLTMGTAFVVSMSAATNIIGAGALLFAKHPAFSSTGMAMVICMSAGYLSAMFVVPAFCIMLSTRKQKEGA from the coding sequence GTGTTTGATAAGTATTTTGTTTTGTTGTCTGATTTCCTGAAGGCCAACAAGAAGTTCGTTCTCTCTGTCATAATCCTCCTTAACATCACAGCCGGAGCCGGGCTTTTCTTTGTGCATTACGAGGGCAACATCGATCTGATGCTTCCGCCCGATGAAGAGATTACCCGCAGCATGAATTTCCTGCGGGATTCAAATTTGTCCGACAAGATCATCGTATCTTTTTCACTCACAACTGATGATGCAGGAAAAAAGAACCTTTTTAATGCAGTAGATCAGCTGGCTGCCTCTCTATCTCCCCCTCTATTCACTAAGGTGACCACAGGGTTTTCCGTCATGAATATGATGGATGGTTTTTTTTTGAATTATGCCCCCCAGATCCTTACTGAGAAAGACCTTTCCTCTATTGACAGTCTTATAAATGCTGCATCAGTATCAGAAAAATTAAAGAGGATCTATATACAGTCTCTGAAGCCGGAGAGCGTGTTTATGACGCCATTATACAGGGCAGACCCGCTCGGCATAAACTTCATTCTCATGGAAAAGCTGAAGGCACTTCCTGCTTCTATGGGGTATGACGTCTCTGTTGAAGACGGCCATTTTATAAGCAGTGACGGCCGTCATGCGATGCTGATCATTCAGACGCCGGTGAAGATAACGGACGGGCCTAACTCCAAAAGGCTTCTGGCTGCACTTGAAGAAAATATCGGGCGGTTACCAAAGTATATCTCAGCGGATGTAATCAGCGGGCACCGGCATACTGTCAGCAACGAGAAGGTCATTAAGCGGGATATCAGTCTTCTGTCGATCATGGTTTCTATCGTTTTTCTCCTGCTTTTTTTTGCTGTCTTCAGGGACATGAGAGTTGTCCTGGTATATGTTATTCCGCTTATTGCGGTAGCCATAGCGATCAATATTTCGAGTGTCTATGCAGGAAAACTCTCCTATCTGGTCATCGGATTCGGGACTGCGATAGCAGGTATCTCTGTTGATTACGGCCTCATGGTCTATATTTCAGCAAGAAAAGGCGCTGACTCATCCCGGGCACTGAAGCTCGCTAAACTTTTATGCATTGACGCTATAACTTCGGCATTCGGATTTTATGTCCTTTACTTCTCAAAAATCCATGGATACCACCAACTGGCCCTTTTCTCAATACTGTGTATTGTAATATCCCTCTTATTTGCGCTCTTTATCCTGCCCCTCACCTTGTCCTGGAAAAAATGTCCTGAGATAAAACAGCCGAGGATAGCGGACAGGCTCGAAAAAAACCCGAAGCTGAGAAATGTGAGCATAGGCTTGTGGGCTATTCTGACTGTTGCTGCTGCGATACTGTCACTGAATACCAGAATAGAAAGTGATATCAAACAGCTCGACGGAAGTGAGCCTGAGGTGATAAATGCAGAAAAAAGCTTTCATGAGGTCTGGGGAGGGAAGGGTGGACAGGCGATCTTTGTGGTTACTGGCAGTACTTTTGAGGAGGCGATGAAAACAAATGACGCAATATTCCAAAGGGTTGCAGAATCCATGAATACTGAGCGTTTTTCGAGCTTGGCCATGTTCTGGTCTTCTGAAGAGACGAGAAGAAAAAATGTTGAAGACTGGAATAATTTCTGGAAGCAGGGAAGGGAGGCGAGGCTTAAAGCTCTAATTAAGAGTGAGTCGGGGAAGTACGATTTTTCAGAAAATGCCTTTTCTCCTTTTTTTGATAACCTTTATAAAGCTGTGGATAAAAACAATGTTAATAACGGGTTCATAGATAATGTAAAAGAGAGGTTTGTTCAGGAAAGGCCTGAGGGATACAGGATGCTGTCATTTTTCCCTGATGAAAAGGAATTTATAAAAACCATGTCAGACCTGAGCAGGGATTATCCGGGATCGTTCATTGTCTCAGGCCGTGCCATGTCCGAATCAATATCAAGTTTCACAGCAAAGGAAGCTAAGCTCCTTATACCGCTTGCTGTAATATTCAATATTGTCCTGACGTATTTATTTTTCAGGAACATCAGGGAGACTGCTATTGCCCTCATCCCTGTTTTAACCGGAATGATATGGTTAACCGGTCTTATGTCGCTCCTTGGTTTTCCTCTCAATGTGGTGAACATTGTTGCAGCGATCATTACAAGCGGTGTTATAGTGGACTACGGTATCGGCAGAACATATGATTACAGGAATAATTTAACTATGGGAACCGCGTTTGTCGTTTCTATGTCTGCTGCTACAAACATTATCGGTGCAGGCGCCCTGCTTTTTGCCAAACATCCGGCCTTTTCTTCAACCGGTATGGCGATGGTGATATGCATGTCAGCAGGATACCTTTCTGCTATGTTCGTTGTGCCCGCGTTCTGCATTATGCTGTCAACACGGAAACAAAAGGAGGGCGCATGA
- a CDS encoding radical SAM protein, with the protein MESCNNSMYGAEFSPEEIEDAVSNNRLLSAEIEFSRRCNFNCVYCYAKDDSRFEGELTAGEIKDLVLQVKELGAKKIIILGGEPMVYPHIFDMLGFIKSQGLYVELFTNGTGIDASKARMLYELGVAVVLKMNSADEKIQDMLAGRKGAYNQIYEAFNNLKGTGYPSGAPLGISTIICRQNIAELEGMWTWLRDQNIIPFFEMITPQGNAKANDLLDVDTERIHKFFCRIAEIDRDKYGNNWDPQPPLVAGECLRHQFSCAIDSYGYVQPCVGVTIPVGNIREKKLADIIRESEVMQDLKNYKKTIKGPCSECLNLNKCYGCRGAAYQLTGDYLASDPLCWKNADRQDDIVRLPVNASELIPHKPPMLIVKKLVAIKERESITEVEISKDTIFVSEDGRLDEASYPELIAQSIAAQDGFRKIKNGNGGSKGFLLGVKNLEILGSARVGDTLRVSVCKLAKYGGFGVIKGEIFKGEDIIARGEIKVWQDEK; encoded by the coding sequence ATGGAGAGTTGTAACAACAGCATGTATGGAGCTGAATTTTCTCCGGAGGAAATAGAAGATGCTGTCAGCAACAACAGGCTTTTATCAGCTGAGATAGAATTCAGCCGCAGGTGCAATTTTAACTGTGTTTACTGCTATGCAAAGGATGATTCAAGATTTGAGGGAGAATTAACTGCAGGGGAAATCAAGGATTTAGTCCTTCAGGTAAAAGAACTGGGCGCGAAGAAGATAATAATCCTCGGCGGAGAACCGATGGTCTATCCGCACATCTTTGACATGCTCGGTTTCATAAAATCACAGGGATTGTATGTGGAACTTTTTACAAACGGCACAGGCATAGACGCCTCAAAGGCCCGGATGTTATATGAGCTCGGAGTTGCAGTGGTACTGAAGATGAACTCGGCCGATGAGAAGATCCAGGACATGCTTGCAGGCAGAAAGGGCGCATATAATCAGATATATGAAGCTTTCAATAACCTTAAAGGCACTGGCTATCCTTCAGGCGCTCCTCTCGGGATAAGTACAATTATCTGCAGGCAGAATATTGCTGAACTTGAAGGCATGTGGACGTGGCTGAGGGACCAGAACATTATACCCTTTTTTGAAATGATAACTCCTCAGGGGAATGCCAAAGCAAACGATCTGCTGGATGTTGACACTGAACGCATACATAAGTTTTTCTGCAGGATAGCTGAGATAGACCGCGATAAATACGGAAACAACTGGGACCCCCAGCCGCCTTTGGTTGCAGGAGAATGCCTGCGCCACCAGTTCTCCTGTGCAATTGATTCTTACGGATATGTACAGCCCTGCGTGGGAGTAACAATACCTGTCGGGAATATCAGGGAGAAGAAACTGGCTGATATTATCCGTGAGAGCGAGGTAATGCAGGACCTGAAGAACTATAAAAAGACGATCAAGGGGCCGTGCAGTGAATGCCTTAATCTGAACAAGTGTTATGGCTGCAGGGGTGCAGCTTATCAACTGACAGGCGACTATCTTGCTTCTGACCCATTATGCTGGAAGAACGCGGACAGGCAGGACGATATTGTCAGGCTTCCCGTAAACGCTTCAGAATTAATCCCTCACAAACCTCCGATGCTCATCGTTAAAAAACTGGTCGCAATAAAAGAACGTGAATCCATAACTGAAGTCGAGATTTCAAAGGACACTATATTCGTCTCTGAAGACGGCAGGCTTGACGAAGCCTCCTATCCTGAGCTTATTGCCCAATCGATTGCAGCACAGGACGGGTTCAGAAAAATAAAGAATGGCAACGGCGGGTCAAAAGGTTTTCTGCTTGGAGTAAAGAACCTGGAGATCCTCGGGAGCGCACGCGTCGGCGATACCTTGCGGGTATCAGTTTGTAAGCTGGCGAAGTATGGCGGGTTCGGGGTAATAAAGGGAGAGATATTCAAGGGAGAGGACATTATAGCCAGAGGCGAGATAAAGGTCTGGCAGGATGAAAAATAG
- a CDS encoding acyl carrier protein — protein sequence MTEEEIIEKTNKVFEEFFEIESDRLKPEAHIFSDLGLDSLDIVDLVVALQKSFGINIRNEEKIRNIRTLQDVYQFILSIKNAEGRKDS from the coding sequence ATGACTGAGGAGGAGATTATCGAGAAGACCAATAAGGTCTTTGAAGAGTTTTTCGAGATAGAAAGCGACAGGTTAAAGCCTGAGGCGCATATCTTCAGCGACCTCGGGTTAGACAGCCTCGATATAGTGGATTTAGTTGTTGCGCTCCAAAAGAGCTTCGGGATAAATATCAGAAATGAAGAGAAGATAAGAAACATACGCACCCTGCAGGACGTGTATCAGTTTATTTTGTCAATAAAAAATGCTGAAGGAAGGAAGGATTCCTGA
- a CDS encoding beta-ketoacyl-[acyl-carrier-protein] synthase family protein: MQLKRVVITGMGSVSPFGNDVKALMDGIDHGRSAVRLMEGWDKYTGLRSHVAAPAEIQNERKIPRNKRRFMGRMSIFSAQAAEQALADSGFSFSDIPQLKIGCVIGSTMGSAKSINDAFEIMLPEKDISQLNSSMFFQCMSHTAAANVAQYLELEGFIMATSAACASSLHAIGVGYDLVRLGRQEIMLCGGAEEVHPTVTGSFDVLMATSAGFNNNPSKTPRPFDRDRDGLVCGEGSGVLVLEDYDSAVWRNTKIYAEIIGYSTNGNGSHVSQSNKDSMVLCMQQALSDAGITKDDIDYINAHATATIQGDKEEAEAIKEVFGSSVPVSSLKGYIGHTLGASGAIELIASLQMMQKGVIYPTLNLDNVSPECMGINHVTSPVTKKIDTILKNCFAFGGINAALVCRKL, encoded by the coding sequence ATGCAGTTAAAGAGAGTCGTAATTACAGGAATGGGTTCTGTTTCTCCCTTTGGCAATGATGTGAAAGCGCTGATGGATGGGATCGATCATGGAAGGAGCGCAGTGCGTTTAATGGAAGGCTGGGACAAATATACAGGCCTCAGGAGCCATGTTGCTGCACCGGCAGAGATACAGAATGAACGTAAAATACCAAGGAACAAGAGGCGTTTTATGGGACGCATGAGTATTTTTTCAGCACAGGCCGCTGAACAGGCGCTTGCTGATTCTGGCTTCAGCTTCTCTGATATCCCTCAATTGAAAATCGGGTGCGTCATCGGCTCAACTATGGGAAGTGCAAAGAGCATTAACGACGCCTTTGAGATAATGCTGCCGGAAAAGGACATCAGTCAGCTTAACTCTTCGATGTTCTTTCAGTGCATGTCGCATACCGCGGCTGCGAACGTTGCCCAGTACCTCGAGCTGGAAGGTTTTATAATGGCCACCTCAGCTGCCTGCGCATCTTCACTTCATGCAATTGGGGTGGGATATGACCTTGTGAGATTGGGAAGGCAGGAGATAATGCTCTGCGGCGGGGCTGAAGAGGTCCATCCTACCGTCACAGGGTCTTTTGATGTTCTCATGGCCACTTCAGCAGGTTTTAACAATAATCCGTCAAAGACACCGAGGCCTTTTGACAGGGACAGGGATGGCCTTGTCTGCGGTGAAGGAAGCGGTGTTCTTGTCCTCGAAGATTATGACAGCGCGGTTTGGAGGAATACAAAGATATACGCTGAGATTATCGGTTACAGCACGAACGGAAACGGCTCGCACGTCAGCCAGTCCAATAAAGACTCTATGGTTCTATGCATGCAGCAGGCGCTGAGCGATGCCGGAATCACAAAGGATGATATTGATTATATAAATGCCCATGCTACAGCAACAATTCAGGGAGACAAGGAAGAGGCTGAGGCTATCAAAGAGGTCTTTGGTTCTTCTGTCCCGGTAAGCAGCCTCAAGGGATATATAGGCCATACACTTGGGGCTTCCGGCGCGATCGAGCTCATCGCCTCTTTGCAGATGATGCAGAAAGGTGTTATATATCCGACTCTTAATCTGGATAATGTAAGCCCTGAGTGCATGGGAATAAATCATGTCACAAGCCCTGTCACAAAAAAAATAGATACGATATTAAAGAACTGTTTTGCATTTGGAGGTATTAATGCAGCACTTGTCTGCAGGAAGTTGTAA
- a CDS encoding NAD(P)/FAD-dependent oxidoreductase yields MKKYDDIVVGSGISGMTMSLILGMNGRKVLLLEKAPHIGGSISVFYRNGIPFDTGFHFTGGLQKGGMLHDMLSVLGLYDLIQPVFLPKDNANSFYFESENRSYEVPYGFSKLRDRFKNYFPSAAAAVDKYFDKVQHVCAHTPSMNLRTLTMTQGWLDEDFVSLQEVLNSLTGNAVLKALLSGFAMCYGVRPREISFASHSRICFGLYESVSRIKGGGASLIEAFKNKFKDFDIEVACSSYITEITDIRNKRAGRFVLNTGEEIESENCILTIHPKEILKLIPDGLLSKAFISRVSSFEASAGFFALFAALDSGYNEHDSGSSIVSLFPHTDINRLLDPEYKGAEALVIIRSTEEVNGKSQRIMNVLGTSFIEHVKQWESTARGKRPQAYQDYKQERVESIKERIFRVYPDYKEHLTVIDSASVLSFRDYLNSHDGSAYGIKQKAGQYNLIGKLPVRNMYAAGQSSLLPGIIGAMMSSFVVGKSIIKDEKYSRFMSRNLCS; encoded by the coding sequence ATGAAAAAATATGACGATATAGTTGTCGGCAGCGGTATCAGCGGTATGACAATGTCCCTTATCCTTGGGATGAACGGCCGCAAGGTGCTGCTTCTGGAAAAGGCCCCGCATATCGGAGGGTCCATTTCTGTTTTCTACAGGAATGGGATACCTTTTGATACAGGCTTTCATTTTACGGGAGGACTGCAGAAGGGCGGGATGCTGCATGATATGCTGTCTGTTCTCGGCCTTTATGATTTGATTCAACCGGTTTTTCTTCCTAAAGACAACGCCAACTCTTTTTATTTTGAATCCGAAAACAGGTCGTATGAAGTTCCGTACGGCTTTAGTAAGTTGAGGGACAGATTCAAGAATTATTTTCCGTCCGCTGCAGCGGCTGTAGACAAATATTTTGATAAAGTCCAGCATGTATGCGCTCACACGCCTTCAATGAACCTTCGTACACTCACGATGACTCAGGGCTGGCTCGATGAGGATTTTGTTTCTCTCCAAGAAGTACTAAATAGCCTGACAGGAAATGCAGTGCTGAAGGCCCTGTTATCCGGCTTTGCGATGTGTTACGGAGTCCGGCCAAGGGAGATCTCTTTTGCCAGCCATAGCAGGATATGTTTTGGCCTGTATGAATCTGTTTCACGCATTAAAGGCGGTGGCGCTTCGTTAATTGAGGCCTTCAAAAACAAATTTAAGGACTTTGATATAGAGGTCGCCTGCAGCAGCTATATTACTGAGATAACCGATATACGCAACAAGCGTGCAGGCAGATTCGTTCTGAACACCGGCGAGGAGATAGAGTCTGAGAACTGCATCCTTACAATACATCCGAAAGAGATTCTTAAACTCATTCCTGATGGATTATTAAGTAAAGCATTTATCAGCCGTGTCTCCTCCTTCGAGGCATCTGCCGGTTTTTTTGCCTTATTTGCTGCTCTGGACTCAGGCTATAACGAACATGATTCCGGCAGTTCAATCGTCTCTCTTTTCCCTCACACAGATATCAACCGGCTTCTGGACCCTGAATACAAAGGCGCAGAGGCCTTGGTGATCATCAGGTCCACAGAAGAAGTGAACGGGAAAAGCCAAAGGATTATGAACGTCCTCGGCACCTCTTTCATAGAACATGTTAAACAATGGGAGAGCACGGCAAGAGGAAAGAGGCCGCAGGCATATCAGGATTATAAGCAGGAAAGAGTTGAGAGCATCAAAGAACGAATTTTCAGGGTTTATCCTGATTATAAAGAACACTTAACAGTGATCGATTCGGCATCAGTGCTCTCCTTCAGGGACTATCTGAACAGTCATGACGGGTCTGCATATGGAATCAAACAGAAGGCCGGGCAGTATAATCTGATAGGGAAACTGCCTGTGCGCAATATGTATGCGGCCGGGCAAAGCTCACTCCTCCCGGGAATAATAGGAGCGATGATGTCATCCTTTGTTGTTGGAAAATCAATTATTAAAGATGAAAAATACAGCAGATTTATGAGCAGGAATTTATGCAGTTAA
- the fabG gene encoding 3-oxoacyl-ACP reductase FabG: MVKIALIIGGSRGIGRAIALRLAQSGFDIWLTYKSNHEAAQKVKSEIEKLGSACDLIPFDVSSYEETETALGKRVEDFSPDVMVYNSGISKDNLLMWMTKNEWDTVLSTNLDGFFNVTRTILFSMLKAKKGRIVVVSSVSGQIGQAGQVNYSASKAGLIGAAKALAREVGKKNILINVVAPGFIETDMTEGLPKEQVLNLIPVNRLGRPEDVASVVNFLCTEEDMYIHGQVIGINGGLAI; encoded by the coding sequence ATGGTAAAAATTGCGTTAATAATTGGTGGCAGCCGTGGAATAGGACGCGCCATAGCCTTACGGCTGGCTCAATCCGGCTTTGATATTTGGTTGACTTACAAAAGCAATCATGAGGCTGCCCAAAAGGTTAAATCAGAAATAGAAAAACTGGGAAGCGCCTGTGATTTAATACCCTTCGATGTTTCCAGCTATGAAGAGACAGAAACTGCATTAGGAAAAAGGGTAGAGGATTTTTCCCCCGATGTCATGGTCTACAATTCAGGCATTTCCAAAGATAATCTCCTTATGTGGATGACAAAAAACGAATGGGACACTGTACTTTCTACAAATCTTGACGGATTCTTCAATGTGACCCGCACAATATTATTCTCCATGTTAAAGGCCAAAAAAGGGCGCATCGTTGTTGTGTCCTCTGTGTCAGGACAGATAGGGCAGGCAGGTCAGGTCAACTACTCCGCTTCCAAGGCTGGATTGATCGGCGCTGCCAAAGCCTTAGCCCGTGAAGTCGGCAAGAAAAACATACTCATAAATGTGGTTGCTCCCGGGTTTATCGAAACAGATATGACAGAAGGGCTTCCCAAAGAGCAGGTTCTGAACCTGATACCCGTTAACCGGTTAGGTAGGCCTGAAGATGTAGCATCAGTTGTTAATTTTTTATGTACTGAAGAAGACATGTATATACATGGACAGGTTATCGGTATTAATGGGGGACTGGCAATTTAG